The proteins below come from a single Insulibacter thermoxylanivorax genomic window:
- a CDS encoding PRK06851 family protein — protein MTNRVQGSALHYFAEGNTARGSVSLFDSSLQDLDRIYILKGSPGSGKSTLIQRIARTWRDRGYEVWLLHCARDHTSLDGVIIPQLKAGIVDGTPPHVVEPRLPGAVEEYIHLSEAWDAHFLRQQRDQLMRIQDEIDRCYAEAYAGFAEALQVHDEWEAIYIEHMDFAAADRLAERYIELLFADKKRKEGPSRANHRFLGAATPIGAVDYVPSLTRGLPRRYFIKGRPGSGKSTMLKRLAKEAGERGFDVEVYHCGFDPNSVDMIIVRELGLAVFDSTQPHEYHPERSGDTIIDMYTACIKPGTDERFAQRLQDIESRYRTKMKHSTQLLAEANRLHRKLEAIYSQAMDFNLVNQIREQIEKQLQEIANSL, from the coding sequence ATGACGAATCGGGTACAGGGCTCTGCGCTTCACTATTTCGCTGAGGGGAATACCGCCCGCGGTTCTGTCAGCTTGTTTGACTCATCCTTGCAAGACCTCGACCGAATCTACATCCTCAAAGGCAGCCCGGGCAGCGGCAAATCCACCCTGATCCAAAGGATCGCCCGCACCTGGCGGGACAGGGGGTATGAGGTCTGGCTGCTCCACTGCGCAAGGGACCATACTTCGCTGGACGGCGTCATCATTCCGCAGCTGAAAGCCGGCATCGTCGACGGCACCCCGCCCCACGTCGTCGAACCGCGGCTGCCGGGGGCTGTGGAGGAATACATCCATCTCTCCGAAGCTTGGGACGCTCACTTCCTGCGTCAGCAGCGAGACCAGCTGATGCGCATTCAAGATGAGATCGATCGATGCTATGCCGAAGCATATGCTGGCTTCGCCGAAGCGCTGCAAGTACATGATGAGTGGGAAGCGATCTATATCGAACATATGGACTTCGCTGCCGCCGATCGGCTCGCTGAGCGGTATATTGAACTGCTCTTTGCGGACAAGAAGCGAAAGGAAGGACCAAGCCGCGCGAATCATCGTTTCCTCGGTGCGGCTACGCCGATTGGGGCAGTGGATTACGTCCCCAGCTTGACACGGGGACTGCCGCGGCGATATTTCATCAAAGGACGCCCCGGTTCGGGCAAATCGACCATGCTCAAGCGACTAGCCAAGGAAGCCGGCGAACGCGGCTTCGATGTGGAGGTTTATCATTGCGGTTTTGATCCGAACAGCGTGGATATGATCATCGTCCGCGAACTAGGCCTTGCTGTATTCGACAGCACGCAGCCCCATGAGTATCATCCAGAACGAAGCGGCGATACGATCATTGATATGTACACTGCCTGCATCAAACCGGGAACCGATGAGCGATTCGCGCAGCGTCTTCAGGATATCGAATCCCGGTACAGGACGAAAATGAAGCATTCAACGCAGCTGTTAGCGGAGGCCAATCGCTTGCATCGCAAGCTGGAAGCCATCTATAGCCAAGCGATGGATTTTAATCTGGTTAATCAGATCCGCGAACAGATCGAGAAACAGTTGCAAGAGATAGCTAACTCTCTTTAA
- a CDS encoding glycoside hydrolase family 28 protein: MPPVRLPEIPDRSVSIMDFGAVGDGFTDNTEAINKAIQHMAKQGGGRVIIPKGVWLTGPIVFQSRIELHTEAGALIMFSKNFDDYPLVLSSFEGRQTVRCRSPLDAESAEHIAITGDGIFDGGGEVWRPVKKWKMTENQWNRLVASGGVVDDSGTTWYPSEAAWKGGALVEELFAKEIHDPEAYKPVRDFLRPNMLSFRFCKYILLDGPTFQNSAAWCLHPWASEHITVRNVRVRNPWYSQNGDGLDVESCKYVLIENSTFDVGDDAICLKSGKDEPGRKLGMPSEYIHVRNCTVYHGHGGIVVGSEMSGGVRNVRVTDCTFIGTDIGIRFKSCRGRGGVVENIVIEDIRMKEIDGDAISFNLYYDYREGSGEYGGDEKHPVSEETPIFRKIYIKDIVCRGAVKAVLINGLPEMPIDQITMVNLKILSEEGIVCRNACNVEFSNVTVQTSKGKAALFHQCANVNIDEMHLTTEKAEDQIVEITGPETKQIQINGLTPSLELKLAAEVNEEQVVRS; the protein is encoded by the coding sequence ATGCCTCCTGTACGTCTGCCTGAGATCCCGGACCGCTCCGTATCCATCATGGATTTTGGTGCTGTTGGAGACGGATTCACGGACAATACCGAGGCGATCAACAAGGCTATCCAGCATATGGCCAAGCAAGGCGGGGGCAGGGTGATCATCCCGAAGGGCGTGTGGCTTACCGGCCCCATCGTATTCCAAAGCCGCATCGAATTGCACACGGAAGCCGGGGCACTCATTATGTTCAGCAAAAATTTCGATGATTATCCGCTGGTGCTTTCCAGCTTCGAAGGACGGCAAACGGTGCGCTGCCGCTCACCGCTGGATGCCGAAAGCGCGGAGCATATCGCGATTACCGGCGACGGCATCTTCGACGGCGGCGGGGAAGTATGGCGTCCTGTTAAGAAGTGGAAGATGACCGAGAACCAATGGAACAGATTAGTGGCTTCCGGCGGTGTAGTGGACGACAGCGGGACGACCTGGTACCCGTCAGAGGCTGCATGGAAGGGCGGCGCCCTTGTCGAAGAGCTGTTTGCCAAAGAGATTCATGATCCCGAAGCGTACAAGCCTGTACGTGATTTCCTGCGTCCGAACATGCTCAGTTTCCGTTTCTGCAAGTACATCCTTCTGGATGGGCCGACGTTCCAAAATTCTGCTGCATGGTGCCTCCATCCTTGGGCATCCGAGCACATCACCGTGCGCAATGTCCGTGTGCGCAATCCTTGGTATTCGCAGAACGGAGACGGTCTGGACGTTGAATCCTGCAAGTATGTTCTCATCGAGAACAGCACTTTCGACGTCGGAGATGATGCGATCTGCCTTAAGTCAGGCAAGGATGAACCCGGTCGTAAGCTTGGCATGCCGAGCGAGTATATCCATGTGCGGAACTGCACCGTCTATCATGGACACGGCGGCATCGTGGTGGGCAGTGAGATGTCCGGTGGGGTGCGCAATGTGCGGGTGACGGACTGCACTTTCATCGGCACGGATATCGGAATCCGCTTCAAGAGCTGCCGGGGCCGCGGCGGTGTGGTGGAGAACATCGTGATCGAGGACATCCGCATGAAGGAAATCGACGGCGATGCGATCTCCTTTAATTTGTACTATGACTATCGTGAGGGTTCCGGTGAGTACGGCGGCGATGAGAAGCACCCCGTATCCGAGGAGACGCCGATCTTCCGCAAGATCTACATCAAGGATATCGTCTGCCGCGGCGCAGTGAAAGCGGTATTGATCAATGGATTGCCGGAGATGCCGATCGATCAGATCACGATGGTGAACCTGAAGATCCTTAGTGAGGAAGGCATCGTATGCCGGAACGCCTGCAATGTCGAATTCTCCAATGTCACTGTCCAGACCAGTAAGGGTAAGGCCGCATTGTTCCATCAATGTGCTAATGTGAACATCGATGAGATGCATCTGACAACGGAGAAAGCAGAGGATCAGATCGTTGAGATCACGGGTCCGGAGACGAAGCAGATTCAGATCAATGGACTGACTCCATCCCTGGAATTGAAACTGGCCGCAGAAGTGAATGAGGAGCAGGTTGTACGCAGCTGA
- a CDS encoding helix-turn-helix transcriptional regulator codes for MTDGSANERLEPKYRIEDEWNFSIQRMYRQGFNAMKRPHSHDAYEIYYLLQGERVYFMNGNVTTVSKGEMMFINPDDLHSTASSETMPEFERILVNFSHDFVKQADKEVAALLPLEQSRLIRFPVQEQTLVEQILERMILECKRQEPNYVSYVRSLLSQLIIIISRVSRMEGATINYAHPMHHKISEIALYINRHFHEPLTLDKIAEQFYISPSYLSRIFKKLTGFHFREYLQVVRIREAQKRLVETNDSVQRISEQVGFEHIAHFNKTFKKLTSTTPLKYRKAHRKHEHTKR; via the coding sequence ATGACCGATGGTTCGGCGAACGAACGCTTAGAGCCCAAATACCGCATCGAAGACGAGTGGAATTTTTCGATTCAGCGAATGTACAGGCAAGGATTCAATGCGATGAAGCGGCCCCATTCGCATGATGCTTATGAGATCTACTATTTGCTGCAGGGCGAACGAGTATATTTTATGAACGGCAATGTCACCACCGTGTCGAAGGGAGAGATGATGTTCATCAATCCGGATGATCTCCACTCAACGGCCAGTTCAGAGACCATGCCGGAGTTTGAGCGAATTCTTGTCAACTTCTCCCATGACTTTGTCAAACAAGCAGATAAGGAAGTCGCTGCGCTTCTCCCTCTTGAACAATCGCGTTTGATCCGTTTCCCCGTGCAGGAACAGACGCTTGTAGAGCAGATTCTGGAGCGGATGATCCTGGAATGCAAGCGGCAGGAACCGAACTATGTATCCTATGTCCGATCGCTGCTGAGCCAGCTGATCATCATCATCAGCCGCGTCAGCCGCATGGAAGGCGCGACGATCAACTATGCGCATCCGATGCATCATAAGATCTCAGAGATCGCACTGTATATCAATCGGCACTTCCATGAACCGTTAACCCTCGACAAGATCGCCGAGCAATTCTACATCAGTCCCTCCTATTTAAGCCGGATCTTCAAGAAGCTTACGGGATTTCATTTCCGCGAGTACCTTCAAGTGGTGCGCATCCGTGAAGCACAGAAGAGATTAGTTGAAACCAATGATTCGGTTCAGCGCATATCGGAGCAAGTGGGATTTGAACATATCGCACATTTTAACAAGACCTTCAAAAAGCTGACGTCCACAACACCGCTCAAATATCGCAAAGCCCATCGCAAACACGAACACACCAAACGCTGA